The following proteins come from a genomic window of Montipora foliosa isolate CH-2021 chromosome 2, ASM3666993v2, whole genome shotgun sequence:
- the LOC137993626 gene encoding kynurenine aminotransferase-like isoform X2, with protein MSSRDIYRPADRLVGHDKNVWVEFTALARNYKAVNLGQGFPDFPPVPFVSEALGRVAASEDFAVNQYTRSQGHPRLVSALGKLYTMLMKRQIDPLSEILITGGAYESLYCSFQSFVNPGDEVIIIEPFFDCYVAQISFAGGIPKFVPIRAKENATSTKDWILDKEELESAFSEKTRAIVFNTPHNPTGKVFSLEELQLIADLCKKYNVICISDEVYEWLVYDGAEHIRIATLPGMWERTITIGSAGKTFSVTGWKLGWSIAPKELIKNIQTVQAQVTYTLPTPTQEALAQAFEHQIPLIGTEKSYFKELSGMLQQKRDLMAKLLREVGFKPTIPEGGYFMMADTSDIDVNFDEYDKSDDPHDYKFVRWLTKEKGIAAIPPSAFYSTQHKHYGSKYIRFCFIKEDSTLEKGAKKLKEWKDELSK; from the exons GGATTTCCAGATTTTCCCCCAGTACCCTTTGTTAGTGAAGCACTAGGGAGGGTGGCTGCAAGCGAGGATTTTGCTGTCAATCAATACACCAGAAGTCAG GGTCATCCAAGGTTAGTCTCAGCACTGGGGAAACTTTACACAATGTTGATGAAAAGACAGATTGACCCTCTTTCAGAG ATCTTGATAACAGGTGGAGCTTATGAGTCTCTCTATTGTTCATTTCAAAGCTTCGTAAATCCTGGTGATGAA GTGATTATCATTGAGCCATTCTTTGATTGCTATGTGGCCCAAATATCATTTGCTGGTGGAATTCCCAAGTTTGTCCCTATTAGAGCC AAAGAaaatgctacgtcaacaaaggACTGGATTTTGGACAAAGAGGAACTAGAGTCTGCATTTAGCGAAAAGACGAGGGCAATTGTCTTTAACACACCACACAATCCTACTGGAAAG GTTTTTAGTTTAGAAGAGCTACAGCTCATTGCAGATCTGTgcaaaaaatacaatgtaatttGTATTAGTGATGAAGTGTATGAATGGCTTGTCTATGATGGAGCAGAGCACATTAGGATAG CCACACTCCCTGGTATGTGGGAGAGGACAATAACTATTGGGAGTGCAGGGAAGACTTTTAGTGTCACTGGGTGGAAg ctTGGGTGGTCCATTGCTCCAAAAGAGTTAATTAAAAATATTCAGACTGTGCAGGCACAAGTGACGTACACCCTCCCCACCCCAACCCAG GAAGCCCTGGCACAAGCATTTGAACATCAAATCCCACTTATAGGCACTGAAAAATCATATTTTAAAGAACTCAGTGGTATGCTCCAGCAGAAACGTGACCTTATGGCTAAGCTTCTACGGGAGGTTGGTTTTAAGCCGACTATTCCAGAAGGAGGTTACTTTATGATGGCTGACACATCTGATATCG ATGTGAATTTTGATGAATACGATAAAAGTGACGATCCCCATGACTACAAGTTTGTGCGGTGGTTAACCAAAGAAAAG GGAATCGCTGCTATTCCTCCAAGTGCTTTTTATTCTACACAACACAAGCACTATGGATCCAAGTACATAAGGTTTTGCTTTATCAAG GAGGACAGTACACTGGAAAAGGGTGCTAAGAAGCTCAAAGAATGGAAAGATGAACTAAGCAAATGA
- the LOC137993625 gene encoding tubulin polyglutamylase TTLL11-like, whose translation MKSDDPELDRVVSTTQIQPLVSRKLPRLVTPIRGKKWQNESDNYIVAKASVTHSQHGTKDPKKPKKLISELNVEGKRGKAKNRRRKLPHGPSVDTSRARTGCEVVRLAIKELGWREIPVARQTGCDFYWLGGNFEIPDYVETGQLSKFFGMSDAAHKIQLTRQINRLQLLFPHEFTFYPKTWILPEEYGELLAYASKKKKSQTFILKPDGGSQGEGIFLTQNVHDVNLDASFTRPSVVQEYIADPYLLEKFKFDLRIYVVLKSLDPLQVYICREGMVRFCTEHYHPPTPKNIFKTYMHLTNYSLNKYSSGYVQSDAGDKGSKQKLSAVFRKLAKEGCDIKRLWADIDKVACQTMIALVPILKLQNQVMSAELKQKLKCFQILGFDILLDKNLKPFLLEVNSSPSLRIDHEEEVSPGKVEHVISATDMEIKLPIVKDSMLLAWQHKRTDDSPPEIAGCLHQIYPKLASQLDHHRVVERCVTLFRHFVGVRTSTRMGPTSFRMMARRCHLTDFGFTLAAFDIMFINMSRRHPVGDSGRAALSFNAFCESLIAIGHKKFSLTMRLEPVEILLTVLKHCEQHLQWPAGKKGDVSQPQRKQKLPSRLSVRTMHSCFLLPTSPLIKDGLL comes from the exons ATGAAATCGGACGATCCTGAATTGGACAGAGTAGTTTCCACCACTCAAATCCAGCCACTTGTTTCACGGAAGCTTCCTCGCTTAGTTACACCAATTCGAGGGAAAAAATGGCAAAACGAGAGCGATAATTACATCGTTGCTAAGGCCAGTGTGACTCATTCGCAACATGGAACCAAGGATCCCAAGAAACCAAAAAAGTTGATCTCTGAGCTCAACGTGGAAGGAAAGAGAGGAAAAGCAAAGAACCGACGAAGAAAACTTCCTCATGGCCCGTCTGTCGACACCTCGCGTGCACGAACAGGCTGTGAGGTTGTGCGTCTTGCCATTAAGGAGTTGGGCTGGCGCGAG ATTCCTGTGGCTAGGCAAACTGGATGTGACTTTTATTGGCTTGGTGGAAACTTTGAAATACCAGATTATGTAGAAACTGGACAACTAAGCAAATTTTTTG GCATGTCAGACGCTGCCCACAAAATACAGCTGACAAGACAAATCAACCGCCTTcagctactttttcctcatgaGTTCACCTTCTACCCTAAAACATGGATCCTGCCTGAGGAATATGGTGAACTTCTTGCTTATGCTTCGAAGAAAAAGAAGTCACAGACTTTTATCTTAAAACCTGATGGTGGATCCCAGGGTGAGGGAATTTTCCTAACACAGAATGTTCATGATGTTAATCTGGATGCATCCTTCACAAGGCCATCTGTTGTGCAAGAATATATAGCAGATCCCTATCTTTTGGAGAAGTTTAAATTTGACTTGAGAATTTATGTTGTATTGAAGAGCTTAGACCCATTGCAGGTGTACATTTGTCGGGAAGGAATGGTACGCTTCTGCACAGAACACTACCATCCACCAACACCCAAAAACATATTCAAGACATACATGCACTTAACGAACTATTCCTTGAACAAGTACAGCTCAGGATATGTTCAAAGTGATGCCGGTGATAAAGGAAGTAAGCAAAAGCTTAGTGCAGTCTTCAGAAAACTGGCAAAAGAAGGCTGTGACATAAAGCGTCTATGGGCTGACATTGACAAGGTTGCTTGCCAGACTATGATTGCTCTTGTACCAATCCTAAAACTTCAGAACCAGGTCATGAGTGCAGAGTTGAAGCAAAAGTTGAAGTGTTTTCAAATATTAGGTTTTGACATTTTACTGGACAAAAATCTTAAGCCTTTTCTTCTTGAAGTGAACTCAAGTCCAAGTTTAAGAATTGATCATGAAGAAGAAGTTAGTCCTGGGAAAGTTGAGCATGTTATTAGTGCAACAGACATGGAGATTAAACTTCCAATTGTCAAAGACTCCATGTTGCTAGCATGGCAGCATAAGAGAAC GGATGACAGTCCTCCAGAGATTGCAGGTTGCTTGCACCAAATTTATCCCAAGCTGGCTTCCCAATTGGATCACCATCGAGTTGTGGAACGGTGCGTCACATTGTTTAGACACTTCGTGGGTGTTCGAACATCTACCAGAATGGGTCCTACATCTTTCAGAATGATGGCAAG GCGATGTCATCTAACTGACTTTGGCTTCACTCTTGCTGCGTTTGACATAATGTTCATCAACATGAGTCGTCGTCATCCAGTAGGCGATTCTGGTCGGGCAGCTCTCAGTTTTAATGCCTTCTGTGAATCGCTCATAGCAATAGGGCACAAGAAATTCTCACTGACTATGAGACTGGAGCCTGTGGAAATATTActgactgttttgaaacactGCGAGCAACATTTGCAATGGCCAGCAGGGAAGAAAGGCGATGTGTCACAACctcaaagaaagcaaaaacttCCTTCCCGATTAAGTGTACGTACGATGCACAGCTGCTTTCTTTTACCAACAAGTCCTCTTATCAAGGATGGTCTCTTGTAA